The following are from one region of the Zonotrichia leucophrys gambelii isolate GWCS_2022_RI chromosome 1A, RI_Zleu_2.0, whole genome shotgun sequence genome:
- the PRPF18 gene encoding pre-mRNA-splicing factor 18 isoform X1, with protein MDILKREISRKRQQLEEKELLGGNKKYFKRSELAKKEEEAYFQRCGYKPVNEKPPGEVQQQEEEEKPLATSNPVLELELAEEKLPMTLSRQEVIRRLRERGEPIRLFGETDYDAFQRLRKIEILAPEVNKGLRNDLKAALDKIDQQYLNEIVGGQEAGDDDSQNDLKVHEENTTIEELEALGESLGRGDDHYDMDIITKFLKFLLGVWAKELNAREDYVKRGVQGKLNSATQKQTESYLRPLFRKLRKRTLPADIKESITDIIKFMLQREYVKANDAYLQMAIGNAPWPIGVTMVGIHARTGREKIFSKHVAHVLNDETQRKYIQGLKRLMTICQKHFPTDPSKCVEYNAL; from the exons ATGGACATCCTGAAGCGGGAGATCAGCAGGAAGCGCCaacagctggaggagaaggagctccTGGGG GGcaataagaaatatttcaaacGCAGTGAGTTAGctaaaaaggaagaggaggccTACTTCCAGAGATGTGGCTACAAG CCTGTAAATGAGAAGCCACCTGGAGAG gtacagcagcaggaagaggaggagaaaccTCTGGCTACATCAAATCCAGTGCTGGAACTCGAACTGGCAGAGGAAAAGTTACCAATGACTCTTTCCAGACAGGAG GTTATCAGGAGGTTACGAGAGAGGGGTGAGCCCATCAGGCTCTTTGGAGAAACAGATTATGATGCATTTCAACGTCTGAGGAAGATAGAAATTCTTGCACCTGAAGTGAACAAG GGCTTGAGAAATGACCTGAAGGCTGCTTTGGATAAGATTGATCAGCAGTATCTGAATGAAATTGTGGGTGGCCAAGAAGCAGGAGATGATGACTCCCAGAATGACCTGAAGGTCCATGAGGAGAATACTACTATTGAAGAGCTAGAG gcTTTGGGAGAATCCCTAGGACGGGGTGATGATCACTATGATATGGACATCATAACCAAATTCTTGAAG TTCCTCCTGGGAGTGTGGGCCAAGGAGCTGAATGCCAGGGAGGATTACGTGAAGCGGGGCGTGCAGGGGAAGCTGAACAGCGCCACCCAGAAACAGACCGAGTCCTACCTGCGGCCGCTCTTCAGGAAGCTCCGCAAAAGG ACACTTCCTGCAGACATCAAAGAATCAATAACAGATATTATTAAATTTATGTTGCAAAGAGAATATGTGAAG GCCAACGATGCCTACCTGCAGATGGCCATTGGCAACGCCCCCTGGCCCATCGGCGTCACCATGGTCGGCATCCACGCGCGCACGGGCCGCGAGAAGATCTTCTCCAAGCACGTGGCCCACGTGCTCAACGATGAAACTCAGAGGAAATACATCCAG GGGCTGAAGAGGCTCATGACCATTTGCCAGAAGCACTTCCCAACAGACCCCTCCAAATGTGTGGAGTACAACGCTCTGTGA
- the PRPF18 gene encoding pre-mRNA-splicing factor 18 isoform X2: MDILKREISRKRQQLEEKELLGGNKKYFKRSELAKKEEEAYFQRCGYKVQQQEEEEKPLATSNPVLELELAEEKLPMTLSRQEVIRRLRERGEPIRLFGETDYDAFQRLRKIEILAPEVNKGLRNDLKAALDKIDQQYLNEIVGGQEAGDDDSQNDLKVHEENTTIEELEALGESLGRGDDHYDMDIITKFLKFLLGVWAKELNAREDYVKRGVQGKLNSATQKQTESYLRPLFRKLRKRTLPADIKESITDIIKFMLQREYVKANDAYLQMAIGNAPWPIGVTMVGIHARTGREKIFSKHVAHVLNDETQRKYIQGLKRLMTICQKHFPTDPSKCVEYNAL, encoded by the exons ATGGACATCCTGAAGCGGGAGATCAGCAGGAAGCGCCaacagctggaggagaaggagctccTGGGG GGcaataagaaatatttcaaacGCAGTGAGTTAGctaaaaaggaagaggaggccTACTTCCAGAGATGTGGCTACAAG gtacagcagcaggaagaggaggagaaaccTCTGGCTACATCAAATCCAGTGCTGGAACTCGAACTGGCAGAGGAAAAGTTACCAATGACTCTTTCCAGACAGGAG GTTATCAGGAGGTTACGAGAGAGGGGTGAGCCCATCAGGCTCTTTGGAGAAACAGATTATGATGCATTTCAACGTCTGAGGAAGATAGAAATTCTTGCACCTGAAGTGAACAAG GGCTTGAGAAATGACCTGAAGGCTGCTTTGGATAAGATTGATCAGCAGTATCTGAATGAAATTGTGGGTGGCCAAGAAGCAGGAGATGATGACTCCCAGAATGACCTGAAGGTCCATGAGGAGAATACTACTATTGAAGAGCTAGAG gcTTTGGGAGAATCCCTAGGACGGGGTGATGATCACTATGATATGGACATCATAACCAAATTCTTGAAG TTCCTCCTGGGAGTGTGGGCCAAGGAGCTGAATGCCAGGGAGGATTACGTGAAGCGGGGCGTGCAGGGGAAGCTGAACAGCGCCACCCAGAAACAGACCGAGTCCTACCTGCGGCCGCTCTTCAGGAAGCTCCGCAAAAGG ACACTTCCTGCAGACATCAAAGAATCAATAACAGATATTATTAAATTTATGTTGCAAAGAGAATATGTGAAG GCCAACGATGCCTACCTGCAGATGGCCATTGGCAACGCCCCCTGGCCCATCGGCGTCACCATGGTCGGCATCCACGCGCGCACGGGCCGCGAGAAGATCTTCTCCAAGCACGTGGCCCACGTGCTCAACGATGAAACTCAGAGGAAATACATCCAG GGGCTGAAGAGGCTCATGACCATTTGCCAGAAGCACTTCCCAACAGACCCCTCCAAATGTGTGGAGTACAACGCTCTGTGA
- the PRPF18 gene encoding pre-mRNA-splicing factor 18 isoform X3 has translation MTLSRQEVIRRLRERGEPIRLFGETDYDAFQRLRKIEILAPEVNKGLRNDLKAALDKIDQQYLNEIVGGQEAGDDDSQNDLKVHEENTTIEELEALGESLGRGDDHYDMDIITKFLKFLLGVWAKELNAREDYVKRGVQGKLNSATQKQTESYLRPLFRKLRKRTLPADIKESITDIIKFMLQREYVKANDAYLQMAIGNAPWPIGVTMVGIHARTGREKIFSKHVAHVLNDETQRKYIQGLKRLMTICQKHFPTDPSKCVEYNAL, from the exons ATGACTCTTTCCAGACAGGAG GTTATCAGGAGGTTACGAGAGAGGGGTGAGCCCATCAGGCTCTTTGGAGAAACAGATTATGATGCATTTCAACGTCTGAGGAAGATAGAAATTCTTGCACCTGAAGTGAACAAG GGCTTGAGAAATGACCTGAAGGCTGCTTTGGATAAGATTGATCAGCAGTATCTGAATGAAATTGTGGGTGGCCAAGAAGCAGGAGATGATGACTCCCAGAATGACCTGAAGGTCCATGAGGAGAATACTACTATTGAAGAGCTAGAG gcTTTGGGAGAATCCCTAGGACGGGGTGATGATCACTATGATATGGACATCATAACCAAATTCTTGAAG TTCCTCCTGGGAGTGTGGGCCAAGGAGCTGAATGCCAGGGAGGATTACGTGAAGCGGGGCGTGCAGGGGAAGCTGAACAGCGCCACCCAGAAACAGACCGAGTCCTACCTGCGGCCGCTCTTCAGGAAGCTCCGCAAAAGG ACACTTCCTGCAGACATCAAAGAATCAATAACAGATATTATTAAATTTATGTTGCAAAGAGAATATGTGAAG GCCAACGATGCCTACCTGCAGATGGCCATTGGCAACGCCCCCTGGCCCATCGGCGTCACCATGGTCGGCATCCACGCGCGCACGGGCCGCGAGAAGATCTTCTCCAAGCACGTGGCCCACGTGCTCAACGATGAAACTCAGAGGAAATACATCCAG GGGCTGAAGAGGCTCATGACCATTTGCCAGAAGCACTTCCCAACAGACCCCTCCAAATGTGTGGAGTACAACGCTCTGTGA